GCGCGCTGTATGGATCGGAGGTCTCGGGAGACGCGTAGGTCTGGTCTGAATTCCACAAATCGTTGCTGTAGGGGTCCGCTGAATTCTTCCCGCGGACAGGCTGCGTAACGCTTGAACGTTTCTGTTTCGGAAGGCTGTTTTTGGTTTGGGTGTACACGTTGGGCGCGACGTAGCGGTTCTTTTTGGCGTACGTGAAATCCGACGGAGAGCCGTAGAGCGTAGTGGAACTGGCGGCATGAGGCGTCATCGCGTCGAGTTGCGAATGTTTGGCGACATAACGCGGTGCATAAGCGGACGATGCGGCCGACACGATGCTCTGGGCGCAGCTCAGCTGGGCAGTCAGCAATAAGGGCAATACGGGCAATACGGTGGCAAGAAGTTTTTTCATTTCGGTCTCCGTAAGAAAGCGTGTGGTGCGATGTTAGGGAAAAGAGCCGACCTCGCATAGGCGCTGTTACACAAAGGTAGCCGATGTGGCGTAAACCGGCTACCCCGTCCGATCGAGCCGGTCAGCTCGATGGATACAGGCGTGACGGGGATGCGGCGACGTGCTGATCCCGGCGCCGAGAAGAAGCAGGAAACCGTCGAGACTTTGGGAGAACTCGCATGAACCAAAGCAGTGCACCATTCGATAGCCGGAACAACAACAGCGAACATCCGCCGGCAGGCTTCGCGAATTATCTGGATGCGCTGTACGACAATCGTAAGCTGATTGCGATCACGACGGCCATCGCGGTCGCGCTCGGCATCGCTTATTCGGTTTTCTCCCAACCGGTGTATCGCGCGGACATCCTCGTGCAGGTCGAGGAGAACGCGGGTACCTCGTCCAAGAGCGTGATCGGCGACGTTTCCGCGATGTTCGACGTGAAGACCGCGACGTCCGGCGAGGCGCAGGTGATCGGCTCGCGCATGGTGGTGGGCCGCGCGGTCGACAAGCTCAATCTCGACATCGAAGCGGCGCCGCGCTACTTCCCGCTATTCGGCCGCTGGCTCGGCCGTCATTCCGATCAGCTGTCGACGCCGGGACCGCACGGCTACGTGTACGGCAACGAGCGCATCGAAGTGTCGAAATTCGACGTGCCCGAAGAGTTGTTCGACCGCGCGTTCGTGCTGAAGAAGGGCGACGGATCGAGCTACGAGCTGCAATACGGCAAGCTGAAGCTCGAGGGCACGGTCGGCCAACCGCTGAGCGCGACGACCAACTACGGGCCGCTCACACTCGTCGTCGACCGGATCGAGGCGAAGCCGGGCGCGACTTTCGAACTACGGCGCCAGTCCGAATTGACGACGACCGAAAAACTGCGCAAGGAACTGACGATCTCGGAAAAAGGCAAGGAATCGGACATCCTCGGCGTCTCGCTCGAAGGCAGCGATCCGAAGAAAATCAGCGCGATTCTGGCGACCATCGCGGGCGAATACGTGAGCCAGAACCTGAAGCGCAAATCCGAGGAAGCGGAGCGTTCGATCCGTTTCCTGGAATTGCAGCTGCCGGAAATGCGCCAGCAGCTTTCCGATTCGGAAACGCGCTTCAACGATTTCCGCGCGAAGCACGGCACCGTCGACCTCGGCGAGGAAGCGACCAACCTGCTGCAGCTGTCGGTGCAGGCGCAGACGCGGCTCGCGGAACTTCAGCAAAAGCGCAATGAACTGCTGTCGCGCTTCACCGACCAGCATCCGGCCGTGCAGTCGGTCAACGCGCAGTTGCGTGCGGCGCAACAGGAAGCGAAAGATCTCGCGAGCCGGACGCAATCGCTGCCGCCGCTCGAACAGAACGTGCTGCGCCTGCAGCGCGACGTCCAGGTCGGCACCGAACTCGATACGTCGCTGCGCAATACGCTCGAACAGCTCAAGCTGATCAAGGCGGGCAAGGCCGGCAACGTGCGCATCGTCGATGGCGCCGTCGCCCCCGATACGCCGGTGCGGCCCAAGCCGCTGCTGATCATCACCGCGGCGCTGATGCTGGGGGTGTTCGTCGGCGTCGTGATCGCGCTCGTACGTCAGCGTCTGTTCGACGCGATCGACGATCCGTACGAAGTCGAGCTGCGCACCGGTTTGCCGGTCTATGCGAGCGTGCCGTTCAGCCGCCAGGAAGAGCGGTTCGCGCAAAGCCGGCGCCGCCCGGAATCGAAGTCGCTGGTGCTCGCGGGCGAAGCGGTGATCGATCCGGCCATCGAAAGTCTGCGCGGCTTTCGCACCGCGCTCGAATTCACGATGACCAAGGCGCGCAACCACATCGTGCTGATCACGGGCCCGACGCCGGGCATCGGCAAGTCGTTCGTGTCGCTGAATCTCGCCGCGGTGATCGGCGCGACCGGCAAGCGCGTGTTGCTGATCGACGGTGATCTGCGCCGCGGTTTCCTGCATCGGCATCTCGGCGGCGATCGCGGTCCGGGCCTGTCCGATCTGATCCAGGGCGCGCACCGCGCCGACGAGCTGATTCGCGCGACCCGTTTCCAGGGCGTCGACTTCATCGCGAGCGGCCGTCAGGTCGCGAGCCCGAGCGACGTGCTGTCGAACACACGGCTCGATGCGGTGCTGCGCCAGGTCGCGACCGGCTACGACGTCGTGCTGGTCGACGGACCGCCGGTGCTGCTCGCCTCGGATGCGGTGCGGCTCGCCTGCGTGGCCGGTACGACGTTCTTCGTCGCGCGTCAGGGCGTCACGGGCATCGGCGAGCTACGCGAGTCGGTCCGCCAGATGCAGAAGGTCGGCCTGCCGGTGCGCGGCGTGATCATGAACGGACTGCGCATGCGGCCGGGACGCTATAGCTACGGCTATGGACGCTATCGCTACGCGGCCTATATCTACAAACCGTACGACAGATAAACCCGGGCGCATCGTTCGCTACGCGCCCGCGGTGCGGAGCGCAGCGCGCGAATGGACCGATCAGAAAACCAACATGGCGATGCGAAGGGATCTTACGGCCGCGCTTGCCGAGCGCACACCGTACAGGCAAGGGACTACTCGGATGAAACAGCTATTTGTCACGGCTTTCCTGCCCCAGAAAAACGCGCCGCAAGCTGGCCACCGGCTGGCCTACGACTACCTGATGAAATTGAGCGCGGAATCGGAGCTCGACGTGCTGATCGTGTCGCGCGTGCCGGTCGACGAAAAGGACATCGAATTCCGTGCCAATGTTCGCAACGTGTACATCAAGTACGTGAGCCGGTTCGACCTGATTCCGTCGTTCCTCGCGAACCCGCTGACTTTCTCACCGCGCCTGTTCTCGCGCTACACACCCGCGATCGGCCGTTTCCTCTGCGAACTCGTCGGCAAGAACCGTTACGACACGGTGCGGCTCGAGTTCTCGCAATGCTTCGCGTATGCGCAGAATCTGCGCGACCGTTTCCACGACGGCGTGAACATCGTGATGTGCGCGCACGACGTGCAGATCCAGGCCGTGTTGCGCGTCAAGTCCATCGAAGGATGGCTGTTTACACGGCAGACCTTCGTGTTCGAGCAGCGTCTGCTCAAGCTGGCCGACAAGGTGCTCGTGCTGTCCAGCAAAGACGCGCAGCTGATCAACGCCTTATACCCCGGGGTCGGCACGTTGCAGGTCGTGCCGATCTCACTGCCGGCGTTTCTGAAGGAAGTGCGGCGCTCGAAAGACACGGTCGAGAAAGGCAACATCCTGTTCTGGGGAGCGATGCAGCGCCGCGAAAACGAAGAGGCGCTGCTCAATTTCATCGATACGATTTTTCTGCCGCTGCGCCGCCGCGGCCTTCGACTGAAGCTGTTCGTGGTCGGCTCCGAACCGAGCGACCGCGTGAAGCGGCTCAATAGCGACGATATCTGCGTGACCGGCTTCGTCGAAAATCCGGGCAAGTACTTCGAGTCCGCCGATATGGGCGTGGTGCCGCTGCTGTCGGGCGCCGGCGTCAAGCTGAAGACGCTCGAAATGCTCGCGGCGAAGCTGCCGGTCGTGTCGACGCCGCTCGGCGCGGAAGGCGTCGAGCACGACGGCGACTTGCTCAACGTCTGCGAGATCGACGCGTTCCCGGACGTGATCGAGCGCATCTACCGTGACGAGCCGCTCAACGCACACGCCGCCGTCGCGTACCAGGTGTGACGCCATGATCGCAACCATCGCCTATCTGCTTGCCGTCGTGCTGTGCGCCACGCGCGGCGTGCTCGAGTACCTGATCGGCAAGGACGCCGCCTATCTGGTCCAGGTCGGCGGCATCGTCGGGCTGCTTATCTGGTACATCTCGCCGACGGCGATTGCCGCTTACTTCCGTGACGAAGGACGCTGGTCGTTCGGCTTCCTCGCGGGCATGCTGTTCTCGATCGGGCTGTCGATCGTCGCGACGCTGGAACTCACCGATCAGCTCGGGCCGTCCTATCTGTTCGTCTTCATCTTCACGCTGTTCATCTATTTCTACGCGATCTCGAACTATCAGAAGCGCTTCGTGCGGCCGCGCATCGCGTATGCGGGGCTCGTCCTGATCGCGCTGATCGAGGCGGGCGTCGCGCTAGCGCAGCAGCAGAACGTCTTTCCGATCGATCTGCCCGGTGCGACTTACGGCTTCGACAATCTGCGCGCGCCGTCGCTGACCGGCAGTTATCTGCACTACCCGCTGTTCGTCGCGATTGCCGCGTCGCTGTGCGGCGTCGATTATCTGGTGCGCAAGAACGTGCTGTCGGGTCTCGCATGCGCGGTGCTCAGCTTCGCGATTTTTTCGGCGCTGTCGCGCAGCGGCATGCTGATCATTCTCGGCACCTTCGGGCTCGCGTTCGTGCAGGGGCCGATCCAGTTCATCACGAGAAACGCGAAACTGATCGTTGCCACCGTGTTTGCGACGATGGCGATCATGATCTTCGGCGTCGCGCTGAGCAGTCAGAACGATAGTGTCTTCAACGTCGGCACCCAACGGATGATGGGCGCGACCGATCTGCAGTCGGACGGCAACGATGGCCGCGCCGAAGCATGGGACAAGGCCGAGTCGCTCGCCTCGCCGGTCAACGTGATCACCGGCACGTACTTCGGGCTCGTCACGAACTCGGCGCCCGATCCGGTGAAACAGGAGTTCGGCATCGTCGAATCGAGCGTGCTGCAGCAGATCCTCAATATCGGCCTGATGGGCGCGATCTTCTATTACGGCGTGCTGGTATCGGTGACGAAACTCACGAGCAGCGCAAGCCGGATTTCGCTGTGTGTTTGGGCCGCTTTATTTCAAACGTTCTTCTATCAATCGATCGAAGTGATTCCGTTTGTCTTCATTCTGATGACATTGCCAGTGTTCGATTACGTGGGCGGACCGCGTCGAAACAGCACGTAGCGAACGCAAGGCAGTGCGTGCCGGATCGTTTGCCTCGCGCAGACGGGTATTAACAAGGTGCTAGAACAACCAAGCCGTGTTTGGGGGTTATTCCACGAACACCTGATGTAGAGCAGGAGGTGGGGATGAACCTGAAGGGAACGTTTAGCGTTGTGATCGTCAATTACAACACGCCAAAGCTGGTCAGAAATTGCGTACGCTCCGTGCTCGAACTTTCGATTGCGGATAAGGAGGACATCGTCGTGGTGGACAACGCGTCACCCGACAATTCGTTTTCCTATCTGAGGGAGACGCTTCCGACGGGAGTCAGACTCGTCAGAACGTCGATCAATCGCGGCTTCGGGGCCGGCGTCAATTTCGGCATGGTCGGTTGTTTGCGCGAGCTCGTGCTCGTGCTGAATCCGGACACGTATTTCGTCGATACTTCGCTCGAAAACGCAGTGAAGTTGTTCAGAACGGAGAAGGATGTAGGCCTGGTCGGTCTCGATCTGATCTACCCGGACGGCGAGCGGCAGTTTTCCGCGCGGCGCTTTTATTCGCTGCTCGACATACTCGGCCGGCGCTCGCCGCTCGGGCGGCTCGAAGCGTTCAAGCGCCGCATCGACAACCATATGATGCGCGAAGCGTGGGGCGCGGGCACGCCGTTCGAAGCGGACTGGGTGCTGGGCACGGGCTTTATCGTGCGGCGCGCTTTGTTCGGTGAGCTGGGTGGCATGGACGAGCACTTCTTCCTCTATATGGAGGACGTCGACTTTTGCGCGCGCATCTGGCAGGCGGGCTACCGCGTGCTGTGCGTGCCCGGCGCGCGACTCACGCACGAGCATCAGCGCGCGTCGGCAGCGGGCTTCCTGAGCAAGGCGGGGCGCCGGCATATGAACAGCTTGTGGCGCTTTAGCCGCAAGTACCATGTGCCGCTGTTCAGACCGCCAGGCGTGCAGGGCCTGATTCGCGGCGCGAAGGCGCGTGCGGTGCCGGTCACGATGACGGTGAGCGCGCGTGCGTCGGCCGCCGAGCAGGCGCAAAGCATCACGGTGGAGTGACGCCTATCGACGCACCGACGTGTCGACTTGAACAGAAGAAGGAGAGCAATGCGATGGGAAAGGGTAGATGAAGACCCGGCGACAGGCGCTCAAGACGTTCCTACTCGGCGGCCTGGCGGGGGCGAGTGCAAGCACGGCCGATCTGGGCATCGCGCGCGCGACCGGGCACGCGCTGCGCGAGCCCGACGCTTTCGCGAGTAGGGGTGACGGCGCGGGCGGCATCGTGCGCGTCGCCGCGTCCGGGCCCGAGCGGGCCGCGTCGGAACCGGCTGCGCCGAGCTATCTGAAGACGCTCAGCGACATTGTCGCGGGCCAGGAGGTGAGCGTCGCGCGCTTCGTCGATCCGCGCAGGCTGGCGGCGATCCAGCGCGGCGCGTCGGGCTACGATTGCGGCGCCGAACTCAGGCAGGCGTTCGCGAGCGGTGCGCGCGGGCTTTATCTGCCGCGCGGCATCTGGCGTTATACCGGCGACCTGAGCACCGCGAACGGCTCGAAACTGCGCGGCGACGGCGGCGGCGAATACGTCACGATCACCGACATCTCGATGGGTGCGACCGTGCTGGAGAGACAGGACACGGGCGGGCCGACGGCGGCGGCGCTGACGCTCGGCGACGCGGCGTTCGTCGAACATGTGCAGGTGCGGCCCGCGCATTACGACAAGGTCATCTATCACCTCGCCAACTATCCGGCGCACACCGGCAACACGGCGATCGGCATTCACTTCGGCACCTCGGCCGGGGCGCGCCGTTGCACGGCGATCGGTTTTTCGCGCGCCGGCTACGAGCTTGGTGTCACGTCGACGCTCGAGCGCTGCTACGCGTATATGTGCGAGCGCGGCTTCTACGCGACCGAGCACACCGACGGCTCGCTGATCAATTGCATCGGCATGTTCTGCCACACGGCCGGCGCGGATATCGTCGACAACTTCTGGCAGGTGATCGGCGGACGCTGGGAATGGAACGCGCGTCACGGCGTGATTCTGGGCGCGGAGTCGCTGATCGTCGGCTCGGTGTTCGATCGCAACGGCTTTGCCGGCCTCTATATGAAGAGCGGCAACTGGGGCAAGGTGGTGAACGGCAATTACTTCTCGCGCAACGGTTGCGGCGGCGACGGCAAGATCGGCCGCTGGAAATTCTCGACGCGCGGCCATCCGTCGTACGTGGACGTGCCGCCCGGTCAGAGTTGTCACATCCAGATCGATTACCAGCAGGCGGCCACGATCGTCGGCAATCGCTACCGTCCCGGTCAGGATGACGAGAACGCCGGCTGTGACGGTCCGCAGTTCGTTTACGGCAGTTCGACCACGCCGGGCAGCACGCCGCTGAACGGCATCACGATTCAGGGCAATTTCGGCGATCGCGCGGGCGATTCGATCGTCGGTTACGCGAAGGCGTACCCCGGCGGCGGTGCGATTGCCGGCGGAAAGGATTCGAGCCTCGTGCACGCACTGAATCTAGGCGTCGGCTATGAGCGCGGCGGCATCGCGGCGGCGCTGCATAGCGGCGACCAGACGGTGTCGCCCGAAACGACGCGCATCTCGATCAACGTGCTGCGCTCGACCTCGGGTCGCGTGATGTTGCGTGCGGCCGCACACGGCCATGCGCTGCTCGCCGAAATCCTGTTCGCAACCGACGCAAGCGACGCCAACTACAAGACCGTGGTCAGCAATCTGATCGGCAATGCGGTGAAGAGCGCGGTGTTGAGCGCAAACAGCGAAGACGATCGCTACAACAAGATCGACATCGCACTCAGTGAACCTTCTTTCGTGTCGTATTCTGTTTTTTCGACTTGAGTTGTTGTTAACCGCCTATTGCAAACAGGACGAAAGTGTCGACGAGAAACGTCATCATCGCGCTGTATTCGGTGTACGCACTGAACTACGTGCTGCCGCTCGTTACGTTGCCGTATCTGTCGCACGTACTGGGGCCGGCCGGGTTGGGCGTGATCGGTTACGCGCAGTCGATCGCGCAGATTCTTCTCGTCGTCGTCGACTTCGGCTTCGGCCTGTCGAGCGCGCGCAAGGTGGCGGTGCACATCGACCAGCCGGAGGTGGTGAACCGTATCTACTGGTCGACCACGATCGGCCGCGCGGTTCTCGCGTTGCTGTGCTCGCTGGTGCTGGTCGGCTGGGCGTTCGCCGCGCATATGTCGCCGCAGGAACGCGGTGCGACGCTGCTCGGCTCGCTGGTGATCTGGGGCGGCGTGCTGACGCCCGGCTGCTTCTACGAGGGCACGCAGCGCCTGCCGGTGCTCGCCGGCACGCTGCTCGCCGCGCGCGTGGGTCTGCTGATTCCGCTCTTCCTGTTCGTGAAGACCCGCGACGACGTGATGCTTGCGGCCGCGTTCCAATATGCGCCGACCTTCGTATGCGGCCTGGTCCTGACGGGCACGCTGATCTGGAAGCGCGAGATTCTGCTTACCGTGCGGGTCGGCTGGTCCGACGTGATGGCCGAGGCGAAAGAGGCGTATCACATCTTTCTCGGCTCGGCGCTCACCTCCGTCTACATGTACGCGAACGTGATCATGTTGCGCATGATCAGCGGTCCGGGAGCCGTCGGCTATTACGTCGCGGCCGAGCGGCTCACCAACGCGCTACGCGCATGCACGGCGCCGGCCATCCAGGCGTTTTTCCCGAAGATCTGCGTCGCGTACGAACGCAACGACTTTGCCTATATCCATAAGGTCAACCGCGGCTTCATGCTCGCGTTCGCGGCGTCGGCGGTGCTGATTCTGGTCGGCTTCACGGTGCTCGGCGAATGGTTCGTCGGACGTTTTCTGGGCGAGGCGTTCGGCGAGACGTTCCGCATTTTGCGCATCCTCGTGTTCGTGCCGGCAATCGTCGGCATGACGACGACCCAGGTCATGCTGACGATCATCGCGTCGGGCAATCAGTCGTTGCTCAAGCGGATCTATGTCTACGGCGCACTGTTCCATCTGGTGCAGGCACCGATCAGCATCTACTTGTGGGGCGGTGTCGGCACGGCGTGCTCGGTGGCCGCGACCGAGCTGTTCATGCTGATCGGCGTGTACAACGTATCGAGCCGGATCAATCACGGACAGATCGCGGTGCGCGCGCAAAGGACGATCAAGCAGGAGATGGCGGCGGAGCGGGACTAGCGGCCTGGATGGATGGCGAGAGTGGAGGGCCACCACCCTGTAGGCGAACCGAATCTGTGAGACTGGCTTACGCAAAATTCAATGACTTAGCCATCAATTTCGTCCCCGCGGCGTCTGGCGAGCACGCGAATTCGTGAGACTGGAGGGATCTCTGTCGCGAATAATGAGACTGCCCGGATGACCATCCGGCTGATCCCGGCCATCAAGGGACACTCGACGGCATTGCCTACATCGTCGACAATCTCGAGGGATTTCTTCAAATGACATCTGCCGGGAGTGTTAAAGATGCAGTCTGCATGGACTCGTGTTGATGAATACATTGTCGATCGGCTTGTGCCTTCTGATTCTGCTTTGAAGAACGTCCTTTCCGCGAACACCGCTGCGAATCTGCCGCCGCATGATGTCGCGCCCAACCAAGGGAAACTGCTGCATATCTTCGCGCGCATGATTAGCGCGCGTCGCGTGCTCGAAATCGGGACCCTCGGTGGATATAGCACCATCTGGCTCGCTCGTGCATTGCCTGATGACGGCAAAGTCGTCACGCTTGAGGCAGATGCAGCACACGCCAAGGTGGCGCGATCAAATATCGAAATGGCCGGGCTTGCCAGCGTCGTGGAACTGCATGTTGCTCCGGCACTGGAGAGTCTCGCAAAGCTTCCTGCTGAAGACCCCTTTGATCTCATTTTTATTGACGCGGACAAACAGAATAATCCTGCATATCTTGGATGGGCACTCAGGCTGTCGCATTCCGGGACGGTCATCATCGGTGACAATGTCGTACGAGACGGAGCTATTACAGATGCTGACAGCATGGACCCGCGGGTGCAGGGTGTTCGCGGCTTCTTCGATATGATCGCCGATGAACCTCGCCTGACCGCCACTGCTCTGCAAACGGTTGGTAGCAAAGGGTGGGACGGCTTCACGATTGCGATCGTGAACGACCAATTCTGAGGCATCTAGATAAGCGCGGCCGGGCAATTTATGCCGACCGCGTCAGGCTCTGTCCGGCCACTTTCAGGCGTTCACACTCGTCCCTCAGTTAGACTATTCACCCACCAAAAACCCGTGATTGAGCATGTTGCTGCCGATGATTTTCCTGCCCGCCATGCCCTGCGACGGAAGACTTTACGCCGATCAGCTTGACGGGCTAAAAGATCTCGTTTCACCCTCTGTCCAGGTGCTAGACCAAAAGACTTTCGGCGACAGTGCCGAAGCATTGTTAGCTTCGACATCCGGGAGCTTCATACTGGCGGGGACGGCCTATGGTGGATGCCTTGCAATGGAGGTACTGGCAAGGGCGCCTGAGCGAGTTAGCGGACTCTGGCTGATGAACTGTGAGCCAGGTACTCACCCGAACCCAAGCGTAGTCCGAGAGACCAGCCTCAGGATTCGTCGCGGCGAACACGAAGATGTCATCGCAGAGTTTGCAAATAACGCGATCCCTGCTGACGACATAGCTTCACGAGCGGCCTTCATCCGCATGGCGCGTGATACTGGCGCCGACACGTTCGCACGGCAGTCTGACGCAACGCTGA
Above is a window of Paraburkholderia sprentiae WSM5005 DNA encoding:
- a CDS encoding GNVR domain-containing protein, coding for MNQSSAPFDSRNNNSEHPPAGFANYLDALYDNRKLIAITTAIAVALGIAYSVFSQPVYRADILVQVEENAGTSSKSVIGDVSAMFDVKTATSGEAQVIGSRMVVGRAVDKLNLDIEAAPRYFPLFGRWLGRHSDQLSTPGPHGYVYGNERIEVSKFDVPEELFDRAFVLKKGDGSSYELQYGKLKLEGTVGQPLSATTNYGPLTLVVDRIEAKPGATFELRRQSELTTTEKLRKELTISEKGKESDILGVSLEGSDPKKISAILATIAGEYVSQNLKRKSEEAERSIRFLELQLPEMRQQLSDSETRFNDFRAKHGTVDLGEEATNLLQLSVQAQTRLAELQQKRNELLSRFTDQHPAVQSVNAQLRAAQQEAKDLASRTQSLPPLEQNVLRLQRDVQVGTELDTSLRNTLEQLKLIKAGKAGNVRIVDGAVAPDTPVRPKPLLIITAALMLGVFVGVVIALVRQRLFDAIDDPYEVELRTGLPVYASVPFSRQEERFAQSRRRPESKSLVLAGEAVIDPAIESLRGFRTALEFTMTKARNHIVLITGPTPGIGKSFVSLNLAAVIGATGKRVLLIDGDLRRGFLHRHLGGDRGPGLSDLIQGAHRADELIRATRFQGVDFIASGRQVASPSDVLSNTRLDAVLRQVATGYDVVLVDGPPVLLASDAVRLACVAGTTFFVARQGVTGIGELRESVRQMQKVGLPVRGVIMNGLRMRPGRYSYGYGRYRYAAYIYKPYDR
- a CDS encoding glycosyltransferase, which translates into the protein MKQLFVTAFLPQKNAPQAGHRLAYDYLMKLSAESELDVLIVSRVPVDEKDIEFRANVRNVYIKYVSRFDLIPSFLANPLTFSPRLFSRYTPAIGRFLCELVGKNRYDTVRLEFSQCFAYAQNLRDRFHDGVNIVMCAHDVQIQAVLRVKSIEGWLFTRQTFVFEQRLLKLADKVLVLSSKDAQLINALYPGVGTLQVVPISLPAFLKEVRRSKDTVEKGNILFWGAMQRRENEEALLNFIDTIFLPLRRRGLRLKLFVVGSEPSDRVKRLNSDDICVTGFVENPGKYFESADMGVVPLLSGAGVKLKTLEMLAAKLPVVSTPLGAEGVEHDGDLLNVCEIDAFPDVIERIYRDEPLNAHAAVAYQV
- a CDS encoding O-antigen ligase family protein; translation: MIATIAYLLAVVLCATRGVLEYLIGKDAAYLVQVGGIVGLLIWYISPTAIAAYFRDEGRWSFGFLAGMLFSIGLSIVATLELTDQLGPSYLFVFIFTLFIYFYAISNYQKRFVRPRIAYAGLVLIALIEAGVALAQQQNVFPIDLPGATYGFDNLRAPSLTGSYLHYPLFVAIAASLCGVDYLVRKNVLSGLACAVLSFAIFSALSRSGMLIILGTFGLAFVQGPIQFITRNAKLIVATVFATMAIMIFGVALSSQNDSVFNVGTQRMMGATDLQSDGNDGRAEAWDKAESLASPVNVITGTYFGLVTNSAPDPVKQEFGIVESSVLQQILNIGLMGAIFYYGVLVSVTKLTSSASRISLCVWAALFQTFFYQSIEVIPFVFILMTLPVFDYVGGPRRNST
- a CDS encoding glycosyltransferase family 2 protein; this translates as MNLKGTFSVVIVNYNTPKLVRNCVRSVLELSIADKEDIVVVDNASPDNSFSYLRETLPTGVRLVRTSINRGFGAGVNFGMVGCLRELVLVLNPDTYFVDTSLENAVKLFRTEKDVGLVGLDLIYPDGERQFSARRFYSLLDILGRRSPLGRLEAFKRRIDNHMMREAWGAGTPFEADWVLGTGFIVRRALFGELGGMDEHFFLYMEDVDFCARIWQAGYRVLCVPGARLTHEHQRASAAGFLSKAGRRHMNSLWRFSRKYHVPLFRPPGVQGLIRGAKARAVPVTMTVSARASAAEQAQSITVE
- a CDS encoding oligosaccharide flippase family protein, which produces MSTRNVIIALYSVYALNYVLPLVTLPYLSHVLGPAGLGVIGYAQSIAQILLVVVDFGFGLSSARKVAVHIDQPEVVNRIYWSTTIGRAVLALLCSLVLVGWAFAAHMSPQERGATLLGSLVIWGGVLTPGCFYEGTQRLPVLAGTLLAARVGLLIPLFLFVKTRDDVMLAAAFQYAPTFVCGLVLTGTLIWKREILLTVRVGWSDVMAEAKEAYHIFLGSALTSVYMYANVIMLRMISGPGAVGYYVAAERLTNALRACTAPAIQAFFPKICVAYERNDFAYIHKVNRGFMLAFAASAVLILVGFTVLGEWFVGRFLGEAFGETFRILRILVFVPAIVGMTTTQVMLTIIASGNQSLLKRIYVYGALFHLVQAPISIYLWGGVGTACSVAATELFMLIGVYNVSSRINHGQIAVRAQRTIKQEMAAERD
- a CDS encoding O-methyltransferase encodes the protein MQSAWTRVDEYIVDRLVPSDSALKNVLSANTAANLPPHDVAPNQGKLLHIFARMISARRVLEIGTLGGYSTIWLARALPDDGKVVTLEADAAHAKVARSNIEMAGLASVVELHVAPALESLAKLPAEDPFDLIFIDADKQNNPAYLGWALRLSHSGTVIIGDNVVRDGAITDADSMDPRVQGVRGFFDMIADEPRLTATALQTVGSKGWDGFTIAIVNDQF
- a CDS encoding alpha/beta fold hydrolase codes for the protein MLLPMIFLPAMPCDGRLYADQLDGLKDLVSPSVQVLDQKTFGDSAEALLASTSGSFILAGTAYGGCLAMEVLARAPERVSGLWLMNCEPGTHPNPSVVRETSLRIRRGEHEDVIAEFANNAIPADDIASRAAFIRMARDTGADTFARQSDATLTRADHWQTLSTASKVPTLLIWGEADQFVPVEVGTRIAKLMPHARFESFQGCGHFPTLERPTLCTKIARDWLMSSVIS